A window of Halobacillus naozhouensis genomic DNA:
CTATAACTGGTACTACACAGATGATGGATCTTTGATGACAGATTGGGGACAGTTTATTTCGACTGTAGACAATGGATGGCTTTCAGCGGGACTAATTGTTACCGGGCAAGCATACCCAGAGCTATATCCTCAGGTAAATAAGATCGTAAAGGCAATGGATTATTCTACACTGTATGACCCGGAAGTAGGTCAAATGCGGGGCGGATATGATGTTGAAACCGAGAGTTACACAGCTCACCATTACGGCGCTTTCTATACGGAACCTAGGTTGGCAAGCTATATCGCTATCGGCAAAGGAGACGTCCCCAAAGAACACTGGTGGAAAATGTATCGAACCATGCCTGAGAGCTGGGACTGGCAGTCACAAACACCCGAAGGCTATACCGAAACCTATGATGGGGTAGAAGTATTCGAAGGACATTACACCTATAAAGGTAAAGAATTTGTGCCGAGTTGGGGAGGAAGCATGTTCGAAGCTTTGATGCCATCACTAGTTCTTAAAGAAAAGGAATTAGGAAAAGATGCCCTTGGTCTAAATAATCAGCGTCATACTGACATTCAAATTGAATATGCCGAAGATCAAGGCTATGCAGCTTGGGGTATGTCACCAGCAGCCACGCCGGAAGGGTATTCTGAATTTGGTGCAACACCATTGGGAATAGAAGGATACAAATCCGATGGAACCGTCACTCCTCACGCTACGTTTTTAGCATTAGAATACGCGCCCATGGAAGCCTTTGAAAACATTCAAACATTGAAACGTTTTGATGCCTATGGGAAATACGGATTTCTTGATTCAGTTAATGTAGAAACAGGCAAAGTCACCAACGCATATCTGGCCTTAGACCAGGGCATGACAATGGTGTCAATCGTAAACTATTTACTAGACGGGGTTATAAGAGACTACTTTCACCAGGACAAAATCGGCAAAAACCCTGAAGAGTTGTTGATTAAGGAAGAGTTTTCAATTAAGTAATCCCTAGATATTGAATATTCCACTTAACACCTCATGCAAAAGGCGCCCTTTCAACAAGCAGAAAGGGCGCCTTCATAATAACTAGTTATTTAATCCTTATCCAACCTTTCATGTCCTGTAACCGACTGTCGTTCGACCAAATCAGTTGGCAGATTAAATGATTTTTCAACTTCCTCACCTGCAAGCATTTGGAAAATCATATGCACAGACAAGGCCCCAGCTTCATATTTAGGCTGCCTTACCGTAGATAACGGCGGTGTCACATACTCAGCCAGCAGAATGTCATCAAAACCAATAATGGAAATATCATCAGGGACTTTTATGTTCTTTTCCGAAAAAGCTTTGAGTCCACCTATGGCCATTTCATCATTTGCGTAAAAAATGGCAGCAGGTAAATTCTGCTGTGCGATCAGCATTTTCGTTGAGCGATAGCCCCCTTCACGTGTGAAATCTCCGTTTATTTTCAAACGTGATTGACTGGGTATCTTATGGTCCTTGAGAGCCTGCTGATACCCTTGAAATCTTTCCTCATTATCGTGGGAGTTCAACGGTCCGCTGACATACGCTATGGAACGATGACCTTTTTCTATTAGATATTCTGTTGCATCATAACCACCCTGGCGATTGTTCACTTCTACGTGGATCACAAATGGATTGTCGACTTTCCTGTCCAGGACTACAATAGGAAAGTCTTTTCTGGCGGAAGATCTGATCACCTCAGTGCTTATGTTCTGCGCAAGGATGATCGCACCGTCAACTCTTTTTTCCTTTAAAAACTTTGAGGCAGTTGATTTTTCTCCGCCTACTGAACTGCAGGCAATGAGGTCAAATCCATTAGAGGCTGTTACTTCTTGAACCCCTTTGATTAACTCGGAGAAATATGGCCCTGATAGATCACTTAATAGTAACGCAATCGTATTGGTTTTCGTTCGTTTTAAATCTGAAGCAAATCCATTCTTTTGATAATTTAACTCTTCTGCCGCTCGCAGTACTTTGTCAATTGTCGCGGCACTTACTTTTTCAATTCCGTTAAGAGCGTAGGAGGCAGTGGATACAGCTACTCCTGCTCTTTTCGCAACATCCTTAATCGTCGCCATCGTACTCCCCCATATTAACCAATTCGTTACATCTATTGTAACTTATAGACAAATAGATTATAGAGTTATTTGATTCCTGACATCGTAAAGCCTTCCACAATATACTTTTGAAAAAAAGAAAAGATGATAATAATTGGCACAACCATAAATGCTGCCCCAGCCATCTGCAGAGCGAAATTGTTGGCATACTGACCCTGTAATAAGGAAAGGCCAACAGATAATGTGTAAAGACTCTCATCGTTTGCGATGATCAAAGGCCATAAGAAGCTGTTCCAGCCAGCTATGAAGGTTAATATCCCTTGCACAGCAAAAATCGGTTTGGCTATTGGTATAACCAATCTGAAAAAGATATAAAACTCTCCCGCCCCATCTAATCTGGCTGCTTCTAGCAAATCATTAGGGATGGTCGTCATAAACTGCCGGAATAAAAAGATACTGAACGCGACCGCAAGACCTGGCAGTACAATTCCCGTCATGGTATTCGTCAGCCCCATCTCATTTAATAGCAGGTAAACGGGAATCATCGTCACTTGACCTGGAATCATCATCGTCGCTAACACTAAATAAAAGATCTTCTCGCGCCCTTTAAATTGATATTTAGCAAAACCATACCCAGCCATAGCATTAAACAGTAACCCGATAAATGAGCATAGAACAACAATGATCGTATTTTTCAAGTAAACTGCGAAATTCATCGTTGTAAATAGTTTAATATAGTTGTCGAGGGTCGGATTCTCTGGAAATAACGTAGGTGGAATGGCAAGTACTTCACTCTCCGGTTTGAAGGAACTTGAGATCATCCAAATGAAAGGGATGGACACTAGGACCCCGCCTATCACCATAAGGATGATAATGAGAGATCTTTCAATCTTTCCCTTTTTTGTAGCTGTCGCCATAGCTTTAACTCCCCTCTCCTAATACTCTGTTTCTGATTTTCTAAACTTGAATTGAATTAATGTCACGATAATAATCATGATGAACAATACAAATGATCCTGCCGCCGCATAGCCGAACTCACTAAACTGGAAACCTTCCTTATAAATGAACAGGGCAATCGAAAGCGTTCCATTCAATGGACCGCCATCGGTCATAACAAACGGCTCTTCGAAAAATTGCATCCAGCCAATTAATGTCGTAATCGTGACAAAGAACGTAGCATATCTCAACAGCGGAAGCGTCACATGAAAAAGCACTTGCAATCGATTGGCCCCGTCCATTCTCGCTGCCTCATAATAGGATTTCGGAATCCCTTGTAAAGCAGCTAAGAAAATAATCATATTGATGCCAATCCCTTTCCAGACAGCCAAAATGATCAGCGACAGTTTAGCAAGCGTCGGCTCCTGAAGCCATGGAATATTTTCTACACTTAGTAATGAAAGTAAGTAATTAAATAATCCGTATTCGGTGTTATAAAGATATCCCCAGATTACAGCAACAGCGATGATATTTGTAATCGACGGCATATAGAAGACGGCTCGAAAGGTACTAAACAGCCAGTTACTCCCATAATTCAACATTAACGCTATCGATAAAGAAGATATAATAACCAATGGTACCCCGATGACTACATAAAACGCCGTATTATAAACCGATTTTAGAAACGTCTCATCCGAGAGAAGCTCTTTATAATTCTCCAATCCAATAAATGTGATCGTTGACCAATCAGCCAGCCCCTTCAAATTCAGGTCAGTGAAGCTGATCACAAAGGCGATGAGGATAGGAATAATGCTGAATACTGTCAGCAGTATAACGGCTGGTGCTATGAACATATAGGGGTGTCTGTTTTTAAACTGATTTTTGTTCATGGAAACCCACCTATCTATAATCATTCTGTTTTTGATAAAAAATGATGATGGAATGAAAGAAGACCTCCTTTCCACCCCATCATCCATACAGAACGTGCATTATTCTTCGAGTAAATTTTGCGCGGTCTTGTTAAATTTCTTAAGTTCTTCCTCTAAATCAGCACCGCCAACTACGATTCGTTCGATCGTACTTAACAGCTCCTGAGCAATACGTTCAAACTGTGGTGTTGGCAAACCAGGCTTCGTATGTTCGAGTTGTTTGCCGAAAGTCGCATACATTGGATCTTCTTTCATAATAGGTTTTTCCCAGGCTTCCGTTCTGGAAGGAAGCGTATTCGAAGCTTTCAACCATTCAATCTGAGTATCTACCTGTGTCATAAAAGAGATGAATTTCAGTGCCCCATCTACATTATCGGAATTATGAAAGACAGATAGATTAGCCCCGCCCATGCTGGAAGTGTTCGTCACTTTCTTTGGCATAACGGCTGTGGCCCATTTTCCTTCAAGATCCGGAGCCTGGTCATTAATGATATTAATCATCCATGGACCACTGAAAAACATTGGCTTTGTCCCTTTTTTAAACGCCTGGACAATATCGAGACCTTGTTGAGCTTGAGCAATTCCTTCTTCAAAGTAACTGGTATAGTATTTAATCGCTTCTTTAAATTCTGGGGAGTCAAAGTTAAGGTCATTTTCCTCTAAATTAGCTTTATACCCATTTTGCCAGGCAAAAATAAAAGGAGTGATCTGATCATTACGGTCAATATCTAATCCATAATACTCTTCTCCACGATCTGCCAGCTTACTTGCTGCATCTTTTAATTCTTTCCACGTTTTAGGAGGTTCTTCATAGCCTGCTTCTTTCAGCAGATCCGTGCGATAGTATAGAACACGAGTATCTACGTACCACGGGATCCCGACAATTTGATCATCGTATTTCATCGTGGAAACAGATCCATTAAAGTAGTTTTCTTTTGCAAATGAAGGGTAATCCTCCACATATTCTGATAAGTCCATTAATGCACCGGCTTCCGCAAATTCAGCCACCCAGGTTGTACCTAGCTGCACAACATCGGGTCCGTTACCTGAAGCTACAGCCGTAAGCAGCTTATCGTGTGCTCTATCCCACGGAATAGCTTGCACATCAACTTTCAAATCAGGATTTTCTTCTTCAAACTTTTTACTAAACTTTTTAAGCTTTTTGCCTTTCTCACCCATGGCCCATACGGAGATTGTATTTTCATCACCATCTGACGACCCGCTCTCTTCAGAGCAAGCAACTAATACACTGGATAAAACAATAATAGCCATTAACCCGAACAGCTTCTTTTTCACCACAATATCCACCCCTTTACTTGATTGTTGAAACGTTTCGATAAATATATTCTACTCAATATTGAATCCGCTTTCAACAACTTTTTTGAAATTTTTGTTTTTACTAAATAAGTCTTTAATAATAGTATTTAACTTATTGACTTACCCTAATTATCCACTTATACTTCTTACTATAAAACTATTCGAAACGTTTCAATTACACTACCAGGAGGAATCTATGATGAATGATAGCCAGCTTACTTCTCTATTGAACAAAATGACACTACATGAAAAGGTAGGACAGCTCGTGCAGTTAGCTACTCCTTTTTTTAAAGGAGCTTCTGATCAAGGACAAATTACCGGGCCTATGCAAGACATGGGGATCGGTCATGATGACATTGAAAACACAGGTTCTGTGTTAGGCGCTTCCGGTGCCAAAGAAACTATAAACATTCAAAAAAAGCATATGGAAGACCACCGTTTAGGACTCCCCTTACTATTTATGTCAGACATTGTGCACGGCTTTAGAACGATCTTTCCTGTACCACTCGCGATCGGGTGTTCATGGGATTTAGAGCTGGCAGAAAAAAGTGCTTCCCTGGCAGCAAAAGAAGCTGCCGTATCAGGTGTTCACGTTACCTTTGCCCCGATGGTCGATTTATCAAGAGAACCACGATGGGGGCGGGTAATGGAAGCAACTGGTGAAGATACATGCTTAAACAGTGCATTTGCCCGCTCTTTCGTCAGAGGTTTTCAAGGCGACTTACAACAGGATGCCTACAAAGTCGCTTCCTGTGTGAAACATTTTGCAGCCTATGGTGCTCCTGAAGGGGGGCGTGACTACAATACCGTCGATATGTCTGAGTGGATGCTGCGAGAATCCTATTTACCCGCTTACAAGGCTGCCCTCGATGAAGGCTGCGAGATGGTTATGACGGCTTTTAACATCTTAAACGGGATCCCTTCAACAGGGAATAAAAAATTAATGAGGGACCTGTTAAGAGACGAGTGGAATTTTGACGGAGTATTAATTTCGGACTGGGGCGCCGTTAAAGAGTTAATCCCCCACGGAGTAGCGGAAAATGAAAAAGAATCCGCTCAAAAAGCGCTTGAAGCTGGTGTTGACATTGAGATGATGACGTCTTGCTACTTCAAACATGTTGGCTCACTAGTAGAGGAAGCGCGATTAGAGGAAAGTATGATTGATGAAGCCGTCCTGAGAATCCTTCGTTTAAAAAACAAGCTCGGATTATTTGAGAACCCTTTCCGCGAAGCCAACGAAGCAGATGAAGAAACATTTATCCTTGCTCCTGAACATCGGAAAGCGGCTCGTGAACTTGCAGCCAAGTCTGTCGTTATGCTTAAGAATGAGGAAGCGCTGCCGTTGCAAAAAAATAAAAAAGCAGCCCTCATTGGCCCATTCGCAGCTAATACAGATATCCTTGGACCGTGGTCCTGGGGAGGCTCCGCTGAAGATACGGTCACCTTATATACCGGGATGAAACAGCATCTGAATGCAGACGATTTACTCGTCGCTAAAGGATCTGGGATTGAGACCGGTACTGAACAGCAGCTGCGGGAGGCGTTGCAAACCGCTTCAGAAGCGGAAGTCATCGTAGTAGGGCTTGGTGAGCACTCGGATATGAGCGGGGAAGCTGGTTCACGTGCTGACATCCGCTTGCCTGAGATTCAATTAGAATTGCTGAAACAACTGAAGTCACTCGGAAAACCAGTTATAGCCGTTTTATTTAATGGGCGTCCACTAGATGTCCGAGATATAGTACATCATGCTGATGCCGTGTTAGAAGCCTGGTATCCGGGTACAGAAGGCGGGAACGCGATTGCTGATATTTTATTTGGAGACGTTAATCCATCAGGGAAGCTCTCCATGTCTTTTCCCTTTTCTGTAGGACAAGTACCAATCTACTACAACCAATTTAATACTGGGCGTCCTAAAGATGCCCCTGACGCTCAAATTCGTTTCGTTTCTCAATACTTGGATATTCCAAATGAAGCATTGTTTCCGTTTGGTTATGGTCTAAGTTACAACACCTATCATTATAGTAATATTTCCCTTTCAACTGAACAAATCACACCAGCCGAGAAGTTAACAGTTCATGTGGATGTCAAGAATACCGGCTCAATGGCTGGAGAAGAAATCGTTCAGCTTTATATTCGTGATTTAGTGGGAGAAGTTGTCAGACCGCTTAAAGAATTAAAGGATTTTACAAAAATAACCCTTCAACCTGGTGAAGCAAAAACCGTAGAGTTTACAATCACCGAAAGTCAATTACGATATTATCATCCGGACCTTGACTATAAGAGTGATCCTGGCGAGTTTGAGGTGTTTGTCGGCCCCAATAGCAGGGATGTCCAAGCAAGAAAATTCAAGCTAGTAAATGCTTAGCTCCATGAACTTATTAGGCGTCCGGTATGTTCCGGGCGCCTAGTTTTCATGTAATGTTCATCGCGTTGACCTGATGAGATGGACGAGTTGCTGCTTAGCCTGTTGTAATTACACTTCTCCATTTTCGACTCGCAGGCTTTCAATCCAATTCTCCATGCAATCATCTTGTTTCAGAAGCCTGGACGGCAGTAATGCTGCTTTTAAAAGGATCAGGCGCAACGGTAAATCCATTTTTCCCCTCCTATATAAAGAGAGTAAAAGCCAGAGATCGGATCTCTGGCTTTTACTTCTACCTTTTTATTGAAATCGTTTGTGATTGATTAACCTTTAGGGGAACAGTTATCATACCTTGATCTGTGGCTAATCCTTCTTGCTGGTCTTCATTTAAGTTTGTTCGATAAGCTTGCTTCACACTGCCTTCTATACAGTAGCTGACTTCAGTCGTTTGATCTGAAGGGTTGAATACCCTTAAAATCAATGAATCATTCTGTTCAGACTTCTTCAAGGCACTTAACACAACGCCCCCACTCTCTTCCTTCAAAAGTTGATAAGTAAGAGGTGTCTGAAGGCCCGAATCATTTAATTTCATAGCATTGTAAGGAATTTTGTTGTACGTATGAACAGGTGTCATATACTCCTTAGCCATTTTTGCAATATTAGCTTTCAGTGTGCTCCCTTTGTGAGGAAGGATAGCGAACTCAAGCTTAAGCTTCCCAATCATCTGGGAATCTGGTGTCGGCAGCTTAATTCCTGAAGGCCGGCCAGGGCGGCGCAGCATGTTTGCTTTTCCTAAATGACCAATACTTCTGAACAGTGTGAGCGCAATCGTGTCATAATGCTCTCCGACGATTTCATACTCTCTCGTACTGTTTGTCAGAACACTCATCCCGCGTTCCTCATTCGATATCCCGACATAGTTTAACATCGGATAAATGGCATCTGGACGCTCACTCCAATTTTCCTTTTCCCAAATATCCATGGCTGAATCATACACATCTCTTTTAATGTGACCAAATTGGTTGTCAGCAATAGAAAATGATGAAACCAGCCCTGCAGGAATATACGCACGCAGCCTATGATCTTTTGCATGATTATCTAATTCACATGTGACTTCAATTAGCGATTTATGATTGGGAATATGAAGGGCGAACTGAACGTCTACCAAACTTGTCCTCTCCCCGGTCATTCTCTCCTGAATATCTTCCGGTACGTTCAAGGAATAACTGATTTGAATCGTTGCAGCATAATCGTTCTGCTCTACAGCAACCTCTGCTTTCACATCATCGCTGAAAATCAGCTCTTCATTTTCTAATGGAGAATAATCGTACTCGTCTCCATCGTCGCCGCCATTTTCCAGCAACAATACCTGGTCATAAAATTTCTCCAGTTGCTTGTCCCAAAAATTTAACGTTCCATTGCGATTCACTGAGATCGTGTAATAATCCGTTTCAATGGTTTGTTTTGTTTGAATGTTGCTCGCTCGAGATTCTGAATCCTCTATTACGAAAAGAGTTCGATACCCCATTGCCGGCAGAGTTAACTTAAGTTGGATTTTATATTTTATAAACGGTTCATAATTGCCGTAATGAACGATTTGACGATCAATCAGGCCGGGATCAATTTCTTCTGCATGCAGCACTTCATAATCCGTCTCTTCCCCTTCTTCATTCTGCAGGGAAAAAGCGTTGAACTTCGTAATGACTTCTGTTGTTACTACCTCTTCCCGCTCATAAGGAAGAAAATTGAACAATGTTAGTCGATCCATCTTATGGCTGGTATCCATCGAATCCACAATCTTGCGCTTATAAAACTCAATCAGCTGGTCGGTTTTCTCCTCCGCTAAAAAGAGTCGATTCGCTATTTCTCGGTGGACTTTATCGGAACAACAGCAGCCAATGCTGTCATGGGCATGATTTTTCATGATTTCTTTCCAGATCAACTCGATCAGTCCGTGGTGATATTCGAATCCTAAATCATAAGCCATGGCGGCCAGTGGTTCCAACACATTTGTAATCTTGTTTTCGACACGGGTGTTGGCTGCCTTAATGTCCATCCTTGTGGAATAAATACTGCGATGGACACGCATATACTTTCCATCCAGAAATTCTCCGGATATTGTCGCCAGGTTGGCTTGTTTTTCTATTTCAGCAAAAATATTCTCATATTTACTTAAGAAAAACTCCCGATCTGGATAGAGCTGTTTCAATTTCTCGATGACCTCATAGATATCCTTTTGAATTGGCATCTGGTCGTGTCCATTAGGGAGGAGCTGATGCTCTGTAGTTGCTCCACGATCAAGGACTGGGAAGTATTTTTCCATTCGCTGCTGCAGAGCGGATTCCTCTTGCGGTAAATACTTTCCAATTGCATAGCCAAGCGGGAGCAGCTGGACAAGAACTTTCGAGCCATCCTTCGTTTCCCAGTAAAATTCCGTTTTATCCGTTCCATGACGTTCCGACGTGCCGCGCCAGAAGATCGTATAGTTAATATCAAACCCGTTTAAAATATGGGGCATTTGCGCTGATTGACCGAAAGAATCAGGCAGGTAGCCGATCCTCATCGGACTGCCAAATTCCTTGCTGTCCTTAATCCCATACAATAAATTTCGAACAATTGATTCTCCGCCGACCACCATTTCATCAGTTTGTGTGTACCACGGACCAATGATCAGCTTGCCTGCTTGTACTAGTTTTTTCACGCGATCCTTCGCTTCAGGTTTTACAGCAAAGTAATCCTCTAAAATGGATGTCTGTCCATCTAATACGTAGTAAGGATAATCAGGATCATGTTCTAGACGATCCATAATTTCTTCCATATTGTTGACGAGTAATATTCGTGATTCCTCTGTTGAAAAGTACCATTCACGATCCCAATGCATATGGGGTACGATGTGCACCTGCTTCATTCGTAATCCCTCCCCTTGTCTCTTTTAATTAGCGGCTGGTTCCATCTCGATGTTTTCTTCAGCCTCTAGTGTTCTGGATTGTTTTTTCAATTTATTCTTACGAGTGATGATGAGTAAAATCATGGAAATAAATGCGCCAAGTATGGCAGCTCCGAACCAGATACTAGCGGCTGTTAATAATGGCGGACCTTCAAGCAGGGCGAGTGAAAAGATTCCTGCTCCCGGTACGTTTAAGCCTATTCCGAAGTAAGCTACAATTCCGCCTGTGACAGCTGAACCTGCTACCAGTGAAGGTATGACTCGGAGTGGATCATTAATCATAAATGGGATCGCACCTTCTGTAATCCCGGCCAGGCCAAGCAGCCATGTTTGTTTTCCAACTTCCTGTTCAGGTTTCGTAAAGTATTTTCTGCCTATGATCGTCGCCCCGGTTACAGCAAAGGCTGAGACCATTTTGACAGAAGCAAAAGCAGCATATGGCATAATATTACCGCTTGCCATTGCACCAATACAGAACGTATAGGCAGCTTTATTAACCGGACCACCGAGATCGAAGGAAACCATAGCTCCTAAAATAATCCCAAGCAGGATGGCATTTCCACCGGACAACCCTTCCAGCCAGTTAATTAAACCGGTGTTTATGGCTGCCAAAGGCTCTCCAATAACAAATAGCATAATCGCACCAACGGAAAGCGTCCCTACAACCGGATATAGCCAAAAACTGACGAAACCAGCAAATGTCCCTGATGTTTGCACATTTTTCTTAAGAAACTTAATGATATAACCGGCAAGGAAACCACCGAGCATACCACCTAAAAAGCCACTGCCAATCAAGTTCGCCGCAATCCCGGCAGCAAAACCTGGGCCGAGTGCAGGCTTATCAGCAATAGAGTAAGCCATGTATGCTGATAAGACTGGAACCATGAGTGTTCCAAGCATTGTGCCGCCTAGTTGACGCAGCAACCACAGCCAGGACCCTTCTTCTGCATAAACCTCCTGTAATCCAAACGCCTGTGAGACAAGTACAGCAAAAGCCAGTGTCATTCCACCAGCGACAATAATCGGAATTATATAGGAAATACCAGTCATAATAGAATCTTTAATCTCTGTTTTAAATGGTTTACTTTCAGGCTCTTCTTCTTCGTCTATTTCCTGAAAGTTATCGTGTGATGTCGGGGCCTGATCCGATTTCGCAATTGCCTCTTCAAGGATCCCTTTCGCATTCTTTAAAGGCGCGGCAACGGTTGTTTTCACCTTAGGTAATTTGGAAAACCTCTCAGGATCTTTAACAGCAACATCCGCTGCAAAGATAACCGCATCAGCCTGGATAACATGGCGCTTTGAGTGCCGATCCTCGATGCCATTTGCCCCTTGCTTTTCAACGGCAACTTTAACATTCAATTCTTTCCCTGCTCTCACGAGAGCCTCTGCTGCCATATAGGTGTGAGCAATCCCTGCTGGACAAGCTGTCACCGCAAGAATGGTTCTACTTACTTCCTGCTCGCTTGATTCTTTTTCCTCTTCTTCATGGTCAAGAGCTGCAAAGAATTGGTCACTAGTTTTCGCCTGCATCAGTCTTTCTTTATAGGTTGGATCTGCCAGTCTTGTCATGAGTTCTGCGAGCAAATTCAAGTGGGTTGACCCTGCCTCCTCTTTGGGAATAGCCAGAAGCATGACGAGTTCCACTCGATTCTCTTCCTCAATACTCTCCCAATCCTCTAGAGGCGTTTCAAGCGTGGCAACTGCGAAAGCTGCCTCCTTAACCGCTTTAGATTTGCCGTGAGGAATCGCTAATCCTCCTTCAAATCCTGTTGGAGATAAGGCTTCTCGTTCTATAACAGCCTGGTAAAAATCCTCTTTGGAGTGAAGCTTGCCGTTGTTATTCAGCTGATCGACTAAATAACGAATCGCTTCATCTTTTGTGGAAAAGGATTGATACGTACTGATTAAGTCAGATGAGGTCAAACTTTGTAATCTCATCACTATTGCCTCCTCACATGCATAATTTTAACTTGACCTTAGCTTAGCACAGGCGAGGTAAGCGCTTGCTTATTTGAAAAAAAGTACACGAAAAAACAAAAAGAAACCGTTTACATGTGTATTTATACACATCATACAGTTTCCCAAAAGATATTAGATAATACTTGCAAGGCGAGCATCACCGGGGCTTTATCAGAAGTATTGTAGTTCTCAAGCATCCGTTTAGGAGAGTAAAAGAAAAAGCTATAGTCAGCGTTAGCCTGCAGCGTGTTGCGGGTGAAATGTGTCAGGGAGATAATGGTGACATCTCGTGATTTAGCCAAGTCCACCATTTCTAATATTTGCTGCGTTTCTCCGGACATGCTGATCAACAAGAGGACATCATGTTTATTGGCGTGATTGATGGCATACACAGCATCATGACGATGCAAGAAGAACTCTGCTGCTTTTCCACCGATTTTAAGGTGAGTGGAGAGAATTTCGCAAAAGGGGACCGTATCGCCAACCCCAAATACGTAGACTTGCTCCGAATGATGAATTTTCTTAGCAATTTGGATTAGCCTTTCTTGATCCAGCAGCTCAAGCGTTCGCTTCATATTATACTGGATGCTGTTATCCTGCTCTGCTTCCTCTCCCTGAACTTCCTCCTTCAGATTATTTTTTAACTGGGAGAACCCATCGTACCCAAGCTTTTTGGACAAACGTGTAATGGTGTTCGGTACGGTGTACAGCGTCTCGGCCAAAGCTTGAATCGACGTGCTGATTACTGTTGTTTTATGGTCAAGAATATAGTTGACAATCTGATCGTCTGTATCATTTAGCTTGTACTCATACTTATGGGCACGATCCTGCAAATTCATTCGTTCGTCACCTCTAATCCATCTTGTTAAAAGTAGTCTAATTGTAACACGAGACTGCACTCCCAGCTGTTAAAACTTCATCAGGTTAAAAATCATCTCGGCAA
This region includes:
- a CDS encoding carbohydrate ABC transporter permease, coding for MNKNQFKNRHPYMFIAPAVILLTVFSIIPILIAFVISFTDLNLKGLADWSTITFIGLENYKELLSDETFLKSVYNTAFYVVIGVPLVIISSLSIALMLNYGSNWLFSTFRAVFYMPSITNIIAVAVIWGYLYNTEYGLFNYLLSLLSVENIPWLQEPTLAKLSLIILAVWKGIGINMIIFLAALQGIPKSYYEAARMDGANRLQVLFHVTLPLLRYATFFVTITTLIGWMQFFEEPFVMTDGGPLNGTLSIALFIYKEGFQFSEFGYAAAGSFVLFIMIIIVTLIQFKFRKSETEY
- a CDS encoding LacI family DNA-binding transcriptional regulator, with the protein product MATIKDVAKRAGVAVSTASYALNGIEKVSAATIDKVLRAAEELNYQKNGFASDLKRTKTNTIALLLSDLSGPYFSELIKGVQEVTASNGFDLIACSSVGGEKSTASKFLKEKRVDGAIILAQNISTEVIRSSARKDFPIVVLDRKVDNPFVIHVEVNNRQGGYDATEYLIEKGHRSIAYVSGPLNSHDNEERFQGYQQALKDHKIPSQSRLKINGDFTREGGYRSTKMLIAQQNLPAAIFYANDEMAIGGLKAFSEKNIKVPDDISIIGFDDILLAEYVTPPLSTVRQPKYEAGALSVHMIFQMLAGEEVEKSFNLPTDLVERQSVTGHERLDKD
- a CDS encoding sugar ABC transporter substrate-binding protein, whose amino-acid sequence is MVKKKLFGLMAIIVLSSVLVACSEESGSSDGDENTISVWAMGEKGKKLKKFSKKFEEENPDLKVDVQAIPWDRAHDKLLTAVASGNGPDVVQLGTTWVAEFAEAGALMDLSEYVEDYPSFAKENYFNGSVSTMKYDDQIVGIPWYVDTRVLYYRTDLLKEAGYEEPPKTWKELKDAASKLADRGEEYYGLDIDRNDQITPFIFAWQNGYKANLEENDLNFDSPEFKEAIKYYTSYFEEGIAQAQQGLDIVQAFKKGTKPMFFSGPWMINIINDQAPDLEGKWATAVMPKKVTNTSSMGGANLSVFHNSDNVDGALKFISFMTQVDTQIEWLKASNTLPSRTEAWEKPIMKEDPMYATFGKQLEHTKPGLPTPQFERIAQELLSTIERIVVGGADLEEELKKFNKTAQNLLEE
- a CDS encoding carbohydrate ABC transporter permease, translated to MVIGGVLVSIPFIWMISSSFKPESEVLAIPPTLFPENPTLDNYIKLFTTMNFAVYLKNTIIVVLCSFIGLLFNAMAGYGFAKYQFKGREKIFYLVLATMMIPGQVTMIPVYLLLNEMGLTNTMTGIVLPGLAVAFSIFLFRQFMTTIPNDLLEAARLDGAGEFYIFFRLVIPIAKPIFAVQGILTFIAGWNSFLWPLIIANDESLYTLSVGLSLLQGQYANNFALQMAGAAFMVVPIIIIFSFFQKYIVEGFTMSGIK
- a CDS encoding glucoamylase family protein; translation: MKKLCLLVFGFVLMAHVTLPSSVVAISSPPGKEIALSKQLEAISKQTYRYFEDFTDEDTGLTYDAVRLNNGEVTAQKHTSPTNIGMYLMSTISAEEMGFISKEEAIDKITTTLHTLEEMKTWNGLYYNWYYTDDGSLMTDWGQFISTVDNGWLSAGLIVTGQAYPELYPQVNKIVKAMDYSTLYDPEVGQMRGGYDVETESYTAHHYGAFYTEPRLASYIAIGKGDVPKEHWWKMYRTMPESWDWQSQTPEGYTETYDGVEVFEGHYTYKGKEFVPSWGGSMFEALMPSLVLKEKELGKDALGLNNQRHTDIQIEYAEDQGYAAWGMSPAATPEGYSEFGATPLGIEGYKSDGTVTPHATFLALEYAPMEAFENIQTLKRFDAYGKYGFLDSVNVETGKVTNAYLALDQGMTMVSIVNYLLDGVIRDYFHQDKIGKNPEELLIKEEFSIK